Within Flavobacterium pisciphilum, the genomic segment ATTTTGATTTCTGCATTGAGGACAATGACTATCATCAGTCATTAGAAAATCGTCACCAGTTATTAGGTCATTATTTTCTGAAATTGAAAAAGGGAAAAGGTTTTGATTTCTAATATTGTCAATATTTTTATTTGCAATGAATCTCACTATGTTTCCAACCCTAGGAGTTTGTTCATTCTCATCTTTTTCTTCGGTTTCTTCATTTTCGATATTAAAAGCATCATAGCCGTTACTAACTTTTTGATTTATTTTGTCTTTACCATACTTTCCTTTTGTCCTTTCACCTTCTAGCATCATAGTTCCACAGCTTCTACAAGCTATTAACTCTAATAGTGGATACTTACAGCTACATTTATTAGCAGTAATTGTAAACATTGTTCCCAGTGCTTTTTCAGGTTTATTTTCTTTGTGTTTGTTACATTTTAAATTAGTACAAACATATACTCCGCCAATTCCTCGGGTGAAAAAATGCCCCCTTGTAGGTAATAAATTTTCAGATTTGATTTTTTGATCTGCAAGGAGATCTATAGCTTCTAGTTGTTTATATTTATCTTTAATATTTAGTTTTTTACCTATTTCTTCTAAACCTAATCCTGGAGAGTTTAGAAATTCATTTCTCAAAAGTTTAATATTGTTTTGAGAAAGATGAGTAGATAAATTAGGAATATCATTATCCGCAATTTGATTATTTACTCTTTTTCCTTGTATGATTTCTATTTGATCTATAGATATACCACATAGATCAGACATGAATTTTTTAAGAATGTCAGTATTTCCATTACCAACTGTTGCAGAGGTAATCGCAAATCTAATATTTGATATATCTACCTCAAATGCAGAAATAACTCGACGAATCAACAAGGCCATTTCTACGGCTTTAGATCCGGTTAAAGTGTGCGCTTCGTCAAGTAATATCCACCTTAGTTTTCCTTTTGATTTTTCAAGAATTGGTACATCCGCATTTCTTACCAACATATATTCTAACATAGTTGGATTAGTAAATAAAATTTGTGGAGGAGTATCTCTTATTTGTTCCCTTGAAATGAGTTCAGGAATTTTCTTTTTCTTTTTTTCACTGTTATTTTCTTTATTAGGAGTATCTCCAGTTAAAAGAGCGTATTTAATACCATCGAGAGAAGAACACCAAGCATGCATTCTTTTTCGTTGACTTGTAATTAATGCATTTAGTGGATATAGAAAAATAGCGTTAATTCCAATCTGGTCTTTACAATTTTCGTAAATATCATGTAACACAGGCAACATGAAACATTCTGTTTTACCTGATCCTGTGCCTGTTGTTACTGCTATGGATTTTTTTTGTTTTAGTAATGTATTCCAACTTTTTACTTGATGTTTATAAGGATGTCTTTCTTTTGGAAATTGAAAATCTTTGTCTTTAATAGAATCCAATGCCTGAATAAATTTTTGCTGAAATACAATATTGGTTTCTCCAAATTTTAGTTTGTCTTGTTCCCAGGGAAATGTGCCTTGAAATATAGGATCGGCCATTATTGGCTCTTCAAAAAGTAAATGCTTAAAATAATCTTGCATTTCCTTATCTCCGGTTGCCCAAAGAGAAAGAATGGCATCAGTTAATCTATTCTCTGTTTTAGTATAAAATTCTTGAAAGTTCATAATTTTTTAAGTGTTTTTCAATACGTGTAGTATTGTCTTAGTGTAAAACTCGGGATTCAAATACTGACTATATTGTATATTTCGACGGATATTTTCTCTGAAATCATTTCCACCCCATAAAGAAAGTTCGTTTTGTATATTGCTAATCGATTCTGCAACAGCAATAGGGGATTTTAGTAACAATTTTACAGGTATATGATCGTCGATAGTTATGTTATAATCATTTGTGATTTTTGGAGTCAATTGAGGAAGCTCTTTAAGAACTCTTTCTCCAAGTTGAGCTCTTAATTCACGAATATCACTATACATAATGTTTGGGTTTTGAATATTTTCTCCCATTATGAATTTTAATATATCATTAAATTCATTCTCTTGCATATATTTTGATAATATTCCAAGAATATTATCAAAATATTGACCATTGTATGATTCATTCAATTTATTTAATGCCGTTTCCCAATCATTCTTTTTTACCCAATGAAAGCATATACCTAGATCTTGTTCCATCTCTGTAATTTGTCTTTGGATGAAATCATTAATATCATATTGATTAATGCCCAAATAGAAAAAAGCTTTAGAAGCAACTTCTGAACTTCTCGAAATTGATCTTAATTGGTCAAATGTTGAAAAAGGTAAATCGTGTTTTACACATATATTAAAATAGGCAAGTAATCGATTCCATATATCATCATCGAAGTTTCGTTCAGAAAATTCAGCATGATAATTTTTAATTCTTTCATTTTTATCTGTACCAACGAAGGTTTGATCTGTATTAACGAAACGCGGCATTAATTGAGATTCTTTTTTCTTTGATGAAATTATGATAAATTGATTAAGAATATCGTTTTTAGGAATTTTATAACCTTCTTCATTTTTTGATAGTGGTATTAACTCAATAAGTTCAGATGAACAATTTAGCGGAACAGCGTATATTTCAAGTTCATCATCAGAATTAAATAATGACAGATTTCTTTCAAACTGATTTTCGACATTTAGAGTATGACTAAAACCCGAAATTTCATAAACAATTGACTTTTTACCTTCTATAAGTTCAATTTGAACTTTGTTTTTGTAATCCATTGCATCGGCTAAATAATACAAACGAACTATTTCATTTTTTAAATCTATAATTGGATACGAAACTTCTTTTATCTCTTTAGTGATTTTTACATCAGATTTTAATCTGTTTTTTATACTTATAACTGTTCCAGAATTTTGAGAACTTAAAATTCTGAGACCATACAAATTTGAAATAGACAACTTCTGACCTTCTGGAACTATATTGCCATTCCTATCTATAATAGTCATTCCTTGAAAAGGAGATTCTAACTCAAAATATAATTTTTTTTGATTTACTTCTCCTATATTTCCTTTTAATCCCGTAGGTATTTTTAAAGAATGGTTGTTTATTTTTAGGAAATAATTATTGTTTTTCTTTTCAAGATCAAAAATAGTTGATTGGTACAGAGTGAAAATTAAGGAATCAATATTTTTTACTTCGAGCTTCGAAAATTCAATAGATTTGGTGATATATTTGATTTGAAAATCTCCAATATTAAAAAACATATCATAAGCTACAAGATTGTCTTTTTCTATTTTAATATCAATACAACCGAGAGGTATATATTTAAGATTTAACAGTTCTTCCCAAATTGTATTTGAATTGTGTTTTTTTATCCAAATTTTAAATTTATTTTCAGGGAGTCTGTGGTTGTTTTCATCATAAATTATAATAATCGGTTTTCTTTGTACGATAACCATACTTCCTTTTATTATCCATTTTGGTTTTTGACTTACGATAGTCCAGTCAAAAGAGTTTACATCACTAAGATATTTTAGTTTTTTCTCCTCATTGTTAATCTCTACTTCGCCTTCAAATTCTAACCAGGATAATATAATATTATGAAGGGAGATTTTCAAAGATGGTAAGTTACTATTCCAATATTCTGGAAAAAGTATAGATGCTTCTTTATTAGACGCACTATTTCCTTTTATTAGTCGCCATTCGTTGTCTGAGTGTTTTGACCATAAAGTTGGCTCATATAAGTTGGGAAGAGTTTGGATGAAATCAAGTACTTCTGCTTTTTCACCATCACGAATGACATAAACATAAGGGAACGCATTTTCCCCATCCCATTCTTGATTTTGTAATTGATATCTGTCAGTTTTATAAATTCCGTTTGTCATTTTTCGAAACTTGCATATCAATTCATCGTTTAGATAAAATTGATACTCTTTTTCTGTAGCATCAAATCCTAAAATATTGGATAGTGACTCTGAAGTATATTTGTCAGCAAACCCAAGTCGTAGATGTATAGAAATAGTATCATTTTTAAAACTTAAAATCCAGTAATTTTTTGGTTTAGATAGCCGTTCTTTTTGATTAAGAGTACTTTTTCTTAATTTTAATTTACTAGTAATATTGGTTAAAACTTCATCAGAATTTAACAGGTCATCGTAAATGTTTTCGTCATTAAGAATTGATTTTACTATTTCAAAGCAATTTTCATAAATAATATCATTTTGACCTAATTTTGGAAGAAGATTGGTAATCTGTGGTTTAAACATAAAATCTTCCATAATTTCCGGCTGTTCTTCTAAAACAGCAAGCAAGAAATTTTGATAATTACCTTGATTCTCTACAATATGTGCTAATGGAAGTCCACCTTGTAGAAGTAAGGTTCTGAAAAATAGAGTGTTTTGTTTAGTTATCCATTTGATACCTAACATTTGTGCACCCTTAATTCCAAGTTTATAGTATTGCTCGCTTGTTAAATCAAAAGAGGTATTTATTGCTATTGAATTTAAAACTTCTTGTTTGCTTAGTTTGCCTCCATTATAATTATTCTTCCACCACTGTGCATAATAGAGCGTAACATCTCTAGGGTCAATGCGAGATGGTCTCGCTGTTCTAAGCTCTATTACAAGCTTCTCATAATCATTATTGCTCAACATGTATTTCCAAAGAGGCCTTCCGTCGTGCTTCGGTAAATTATTTTTTAGAAGTAAAGTAGAAAAGAAGCTCATGAATAATTTATTTTAATTTATTCGACAAAGTTTAAAAGCCTTTGTGCATTTTAAGTACATAGCAATAATCATGTTTCTATTTGTAATTTATTTGGTGCTTTCAACTTTCATATTATTTTGTGAATCAGAGTAGATTTGTAACTATAACATATTATGCAATTCTTTTAATTACGAAACTAATGGTTAAAATATAATGTATTTTACGGTTTTCCATATTTGAATTAAATCAGTTATATTTTAAAGAAGAATATTGGGATGTAATTAAATCATTTTTTTATTAAGAATTATCAACATGTTTATAACATGGTAAAATCAGGTAATTCTACGTAGCCTAAATTGTACAGTTAATTAATATTTAGATTGTACATATGAAAAAGTATAGATATAGTTAATTTTCCACTCTCAAAGAAATATCAGCTAAATCTCTTTAAGTTTTTGAATAATTCTAAATTTTTACTGTTTTCTAAAACTTTAGATTGTATAAAAGTTTTACTAATGAGAAAATTAAAATACAAGTTTATAAAAATGTTGCTACGAACGCAGATTGGGATTTTTAAGGAGAGAGTATAAAAAGTAACTTATCAAATATGAGAGTAGAAAGAAATTACATTTGGAGTCCTAGTAAAATTACAGAATAATACAGCTTTTAACTTTGAGTTAAAAAAAGATTTTAATGATGGAATAATTAAAGAATTGTTAGATAGACTTTTCAATCTATTCAATGTGAAGAAGACCAATGACAATTCAGCATTCTATAATATTTGAATTATTTAACAAATATAATCCTGCGTGGCTATCTATGTTTTGGGAGAGATCTAAAAAAAAGAAAATAACGTAGTTGTCCATTTATAATCTATTTTGATTTACCTTATACAATAATAATGCTTATAAGATAACTTCTATTTCGTTTTTGCAAAACGTTCTTATTTAGTAAAATTTCTGCACTAGATTATTTTTGTAGAAAATGATAACAGAATCTTGGAAACAACTTATTCTTTATCTAAAAGAAACTCGAAATTAAATAATTCTGAAGGATGTATATTTAAGCCTTTTGAAAGTTGTAGTACTGATGAGAGTTGAATGTTGGTTTCTCCTTTTTCAATTTTACTAATATCACTATGATCTAGGTCACATCTTTGGGATAATTGCCTATAACTTAATTTTTTTGCTGTTCGAAATTTTCCCAATTGCTTTCCAAATAATATTTGAAAATCTTTTTTGTCATGACTGTTACTCATTGTTAGTAGTTGAATAAGCAATTTCCGTAGTTTTATGAAAAATATTATGGGTTTTTAAACCCACAATACTTTTTAATATATTTGTTTTTAATTATTAAATTTGCGATTCTTCATATAAAAACATTTGAAGCATTCGCTTTGAATCTCGCTCTTGAAAACTGGTAATTTTTGCAACGAGATGATAAGTAAGATGCTCACACTTTATGGCGTGGGCTCACTTATTGTTGCGTGGGTATACCAGTACCTCAAGAGCAGTAAGCTGAGTTCCATGCCATTTTTTTTGGTACTAATTCTCCGCTTATATTCTTAGCGTTCCCCCTTCATTTTTCCTAGTCTCGCATTTAGTTAAATATCTAACCAAAACTATCTGCTTATGAATTAACTTTTAAAGTCATTTTTACTGCCTGCATTGTCATGATCTTATTTTGAATTAGTTACTTGTATAGTTGTAGGCTTTTAAAAAGGAAGAATTACTCAGGGCTTTATTAGAGCCAAAAAAAGCTCTCTAACCGGTCGCCAAACTAGCATAGAGAGCTGAATTAATAAAAACTTTCGTTTCAAATTAACTAATCCCAAAATTATGAAAACTATTTCATTGAACAAAGGGTTGGCGGCACTATGGTATCCGTTTATTTTCGGGTTCTACCTCTTTTGCACACCAGCCTTAGCGCGGAATACCTTATTCTCTAATTCACAACAGCAAACACAGGTGAGCGGTATTGTAACTGATGGTACAAACCCTCTTCCAGGTGTGAGTATTTCGGTTAAAAACCAGAGAAACACTGTCGTCACAGACTTTGATGGTAAATTTACCATAACAGTATCACCTGATGCGAATCTAATTTTTACGTATATCGGTTTTAAAAACATTGAAATTCCAGTTGCCCGACGTTTACTAATCAATGTGCAGATGGAGCAAGATCAGACTACTCTTCAGGAAGTCAAAATTAATGCAGGCTATTATTCTGTCAGGGAAAGTGAACGTACTGGTAGTATAGTGAAAATTAAAGCCGGAGATTTCGATAAACAACCCGTCAACAATCCTTTAGCTGTAATGCAGGGACGTATGGCGGGAGTAAACATCACTCAAAACACAGGAGTGCCGGGCGGCGGCTTTAATATTCAGATTCGCGGTCTTAATAGTATTCGCGGTGACGGAAATGATCCATTGTACATTGTAAACGGGGTTCCATATTCATCACAGTCGTTGGGAGATCCGACCGTTTCGGCATCTGCTATTTCCGGTGTTACAAATCCGCTGAACAATTTAAATGTATCGGACATAGAAAGTATTGAGGTATTGAAAGATGCAGATGCAACAGCAATCTAAGGCTCTCGCGGGGCAAATGGTGTGGTGCTGATCACAACAAAAAAAGGAAGATCAGGAGAAACTCGTTTTAATTTCAATGCATTTACTACAGTCGGCAAAGTGGCAAGAAAAATGGATTTAATGCAGACCAACCAGTATTTGGCGATGCGTGCAGAAGCTTTTGCTAATGATGACATCACTGAATATCCTGAAGGTGCTTACGATATTAACGGGACTTGGGATCAAAGAAACTGTTCGAGTTTAAAAACAAATGAGCTTGATAGTTCAGATGTGGGCATATCTTCCTTTTTGTAGGTATTGGTGATGAAATCCAAAAGTAAATCCTTCGCTCTTTTTTACTTCTGCAGTGAAGCCGGTGTGCGCTCTCCCGAATTGACTCTTTTGGTGAAGAATAAGTTGTAATTATCCATAATCTCAATTATGGTTGGGCCTTCAGGCTGGTTGATTTTTACTTTTCCTGTGAGTTCAGCTTTTAATAATTCTAAGTCACCTTCAGGGTCAATCCTGAAGAGTTCAGTAAACTTTTTTTAGGCATTAAGCTGCGTAAGATCAAGAGAGCTTTTAATTACCTTCTCTTTTTCCGCCTTCAATGTATTTTTCAAGTGATTTGTCTGAATCCATCTTTCTTTCGAGATGAATTTTCTCGAGGCGATTGTAATTTTTTTGTTTTTATAAGAAAGTCTTAGAATAATAGATGATTCTCCGTCTCGATTAACCCTCTCAGATTTTAGCAAGAAAATTACTTTTAACATGTTATTTAGTTTTAAAATCAGTAATAAAATTGAATTAAAAATTTTAAGAGAACCCATTGATAGTAGGGAATTCTTTTATTTTAGTACACAATTCTGGAAAAGTGAATCAAAAAAACTGAGGACACATTGGGTAACTATTCTTGGATAAAACATGTACTTTTTGAAAAGTATACAAAAACAAAAAAGCCTTTAAACACTAGTGTTTAAAGGCTTTTGACTTTTAAAGTTTCTTTTGAAACTTCTACTGGCGGAGAAAGAGGGATTCGAACCCCCGGACCTGTTACAGTCAACAGTTTTCAAGACTGCCGCATTCGACCGCTCTGCCATTTCTCCAGTATGTCGCTTTCATTATCTGATTGCGAGTGCAAATATAAGATGCTTTTTTCGATTATAAAAACTTTTTTTTAACCTATTTACAAAGAAAATAATATGCTAAAAAAAAGCCCCATTTAACATCAGTTAAAGAGCTAGATTACAGCAGAGAAAGAAAAACGGCAAGTAGCCGTTAAATTCTGAAAAGGAAGATAATGCATAAGCATTCTTTGAATAGTAATTGTTGAGCTCTTTTTAAGAGGTAATAATTATCTTTGTAATAGTTTTTTATATAATTACTCCCTTTTGAAATATACAATGTCCAAGTTATAAATACTAAAAGAATACGTTTACATCTATTTAAATGCAACAAATAAGTTTTTGAGTCAACTTAGGCCAGCTGAAAACTAAAATAAATATTGATTTATGTACGAAAGAAAGATAGAAAAGGATTATTCCTGTGGTTTAGAGATTACAAGTGAAATTATTGGTGGGAAATGGAAACCTACTTTAATAAATCTTATTCATGAAGGTATCATTAGACCCAGTGAACTACAACGAGCAATGCCAGCTGCGTCAAGACGTGCACTTAATATTCAATTAAACGAACTTCAGGAACATGGTATTATAGAAAAAAAAATATATGCTGTTTTACCTCCTAAGGTCGAATACTCATTAACAGATTTTGGTAGATGTCTGCTTCCAATAACCCTTGCTATGGAAGAATGGGGAAATAAGTATCGTAATGAATTTAAAAAACTCCTTGAATTAAAAAAAGAAACAGTCAATAAATAAAGTTGTTATAGGGAATAAGTATGCCCTATCTGAATCGTTATGCCGTTATTGTGGTAACTTTTTTTTGGTCTTAAATTTGTAAAAAAAAAGTTATGATTAATTTAAGCATATTAGATTACTCTCCGATTGATGAGATGAGTAATTCGAGAGAGGCATTAATTGCAACCACAAACTTAGCTCAACTAGCTGATAAATTAAACTTTAAGCGATTTTGGGTTTCTGAGCACCATGGAATGCAAACTTTAGCTGGAAGCAACCCAGAAATGTTAATGATGCACCTTGCAGCCAACACTAAAAACATACGCATTGGTTCTGGAGGAGTAATGCTACAACATTACAGTGCATACAAAGTAGCAGAAGGCATTAAGCTTATAGAGGCTTTGTATCCTGGTAGGATTGACCTTGGTATTGGAAGAGCTCCCGGAGGAGATAAAATTACGCACTCAGCACTAAATATCGGAAAAAGTAGAATTTCATCATATGGACAACAGCTCAAAGATTTAAAGGCCTATTTGAGTGGTCAGGAAGAAATAACTTCTTCATTTCCAGGTTTAGTTCCAACACCGGTTATAGATACATTGCCACAACTATGGTCTTTAGGAGCAGGTGGCAATGGAGGTTTACTTGCTGCCCAAGAAGGTACATCTTACATCTTTGCACATTTTATCAATCCTAGCGGAACGGGATTGCACGCAACAGACGATTATTTGTCTAATTTCAACCCCTCTGTAATAACTCCTAAACCACAAAACATGGTTGCTATTTTTGTAGCAGTTGCTGAAACAGAAGAGGCAGCCGAAATACTTGCTAAAGGATTTGATCACTGGATGCTAATGATAGAATCTGGGCGTGAAACTCCCTATTATATGAATTTTGAAAGCATTAAAGATTACCCTTATACATCAGAGGAAAAAGAAATCATCAAGAACAACAGAAGAAGGATTGTTGTTGGAAATGCTGATAGTGCAAAACAACAAATTGAGCAACTTGCTACCGCATACCAAACCAATGAAGTGATGGTATTGCCACAAGTTTTTGGTAAAGAAAACAGAATGAAAACCATCGAATTATTATCAGAGGCTTTTAAACAGAATTAGTTACTTCACTTATATAGAAGCAACAAAAATCTGCATGCTTCTTACTTTATAAATCGAAACAATAAATTTTAAAATTTCCCCCCAGTAGTATTATATACTAAGATTGAGGTAAACAATTAGCGCACTACAAATATGCATACAAAATGCGTAGCTGTATTAAGTAATTCTTTAATAATCGATGAGAAACTAAACAT encodes:
- a CDS encoding winged helix-turn-helix transcriptional regulator, whose translation is MYERKIEKDYSCGLEITSEIIGGKWKPTLINLIHEGIIRPSELQRAMPAASRRALNIQLNELQEHGIIEKKIYAVLPPKVEYSLTDFGRCLLPITLAMEEWGNKYRNEFKKLLELKKETVNK
- a CDS encoding TonB-dependent receptor plug domain-containing protein, whose translation is MKTISLNKGLAALWYPFIFGFYLFCTPALARNTLFSNSQQQTQVSGIVTDGTNPLPGVSISVKNQRNTVVTDFDGKFTITVSPDANLIFTYIGFKNIEIPVARRLLINVQMEQDQTTLQEVKINAGYYSVRESERTGSIVKIKAGDFDKQPVNNPLAVMQGRMAGVNITQNTGVPGGGFNIQIRGLNSIRGDGNDPLYIVNGVPYSSQSLGDPTVSASAISGVTNPLNNLNVSDIESIEVLKDADATAI
- a CDS encoding helix-turn-helix domain-containing protein codes for the protein MSNSHDKKDFQILFGKQLGKFRTAKKLSYRQLSQRCDLDHSDISKIEKGETNIQLSSVLQLSKGLNIHPSELFNFEFLLDKE
- a CDS encoding MsnO8 family LLM class oxidoreductase: MINLSILDYSPIDEMSNSREALIATTNLAQLADKLNFKRFWVSEHHGMQTLAGSNPEMLMMHLAANTKNIRIGSGGVMLQHYSAYKVAEGIKLIEALYPGRIDLGIGRAPGGDKITHSALNIGKSRISSYGQQLKDLKAYLSGQEEITSSFPGLVPTPVIDTLPQLWSLGAGGNGGLLAAQEGTSYIFAHFINPSGTGLHATDDYLSNFNPSVITPKPQNMVAIFVAVAETEEAAEILAKGFDHWMLMIESGRETPYYMNFESIKDYPYTSEEKEIIKNNRRRIVVGNADSAKQQIEQLATAYQTNEVMVLPQVFGKENRMKTIELLSEAFKQN